tgaaaagcatattTAGCCAattataaatttcatgaaattaaaaagaaaacttgAGAGAAAGAGACACttgaattttcagcagccatggaaccttgagatttgtTGCTttcaagtgatgaaaaatggttctatgagattgtttgataagttgatatgtttGAGAGTTTGAatgtgtagtgtttgtgcaaaTTTCAAActtgaaactagggtttgtgtacatgattgaggactttatgtaaatgcttgaaattgacctattgagttgagattgttgcttatagaagtgttatgcatccaaattgaagtaaggaagttggacgagattgatttttgagagtgtcatttttctgcaggttgggacttaatgagtccagtgtgtttgtgaaaccataactaaaaatgtgtgactccaattggtatgaggccaattgaaggtgaaattacactcaaaatagcccatttttcatgcagaCACCATGCTTAAATTTTGtcaaaaacttgacctaaacactgcccaaattcggatggcCCTGCACaaagcccagaaaatgaccaaataaacagtacatattcatttagtcataactctctctatactggtccaaatgacttgaatttgataccattggaaagcttagatatagggctacaattttcatggagaCCACTGAACtcagaaatgccaaaaaccaaaccaaattgctggcccaagttgggtcacaaaactgcctaGAATTAGGTTGCCCAGAAACTGCTAGACATAAACTCACGCGACtagtttggcaaaatggccataacttggtctacaagaactcaaatgtaatgaaactagtggcaaaatgtccacaagacacagacctacaaaattggtattttgaccaaaacccagaaatcaagagactAGGTTAAATAGTTAGAACAAGTCATTGTATCAAAACCtacaatctgaccaaacttcacttgatcctagaatagtcttttagtcataacccCAGAACAGGGCTACAtctttgttttagaaaccttcctcaaattatgcctgtaagaacctcaaaaagtgacctacagtCACTGTCCTGAACTAAGCTCCTATTAGCACAGGGTATATGAGCCCatgtcagttaattggccataaataactccacaaaagttgaaaaattataattaaaaattttaagtgaccacaagacatagggcaacattttctgtgaagaccACCATGCCTATAAGTGActacaacatgttccattaattaggtaaattataagtccaaaagctgcctagttgaGAAACTagaatctggaaatgagtcagttatggttatccgaccataacttgagttctaaaaatcaaattgacatgactcaaaaagaaaaataaagataagacataggggaacaacttccatgaaggaagtgtggccaaacagtggctgcaAACTGATCAAGTGGATAGGTAAAAgtgagacacaaaaactgaaactaaagaaaggtccatgagataactTATCTTATAgtagggaatttaaccctaacaagctattaaacactaaaccacatgaaagaggtatgtgggacctattttccactataaagtgatatgaacattcaaataaatatgtaatagtgtgtaattgcccatagtatacctagacttatttatttagtttggatctaTTAATATACCGATTAggaactacagatagcagtattgcCTACCAAGAAAATTATGAACTAATAATATATGTctagtatgattgttctacaggctatatgcctacttactgaccattatgcctactttatttctggctttacaagcctgacagcatgCCTCGTGCCTAACAGCGAGTCTCATGCCTGACAGATATATACaggatagacatatggttgtctaacccgtatactcccgtgtatccagcttttatagtctgttataggtttcttgggcactgataataattaattaacattgaatatacaataagtgaaTAGAAAAGATCTCGATAACTTAAATTATTtccaaagtgaaatgaaaatgtaaaatacctagaCATTATAAAATTTgccatatatagaattattatttaaattgtttagttattgttattataaattatgcaccactaagcgttatgcttagcgtgttggttttccatcgcgtaggtactggagatcagcagtcGCCACAACAGCAGCCACCATAGTAGTGTTCAGATAGAGCTCCGACCAGGTCTGCCAccttccagagtcacctcaccagtcttttgtatttttaacattgcaagaaattaaaaaaatagctacGAAAATTATCGACCAAATATGCTTATATTTCGTTGGTAATCAGTAATTACCAATGAATTATCGATGAAATTTTTTTGTCCACAAATACTAGCGTAGGTAATTTTTACCGGCAAAAAAAATATTGCCGCTAGATTTACCAATGAACTCTTTCGTAGgtaaattagaattttttttgtAGGTAATTTCGTGGGAGATTTTACTTTTATAAATTATTGACTATTTACCTACAACATTTTTCGTTGATAATTACTGACGACAACAaatttttgtagctaatttttatttcatattttttatttaattttctattttttaatttaatttttaatttaaattaacttttaaatttttaaatttaattttaatttaattttaaatttaattttatttaaaattttcaatttaatttatttctaatttttaaaattttaattatttttaaattaaatattaataattaattattttaatttaaatgcaaaattaatttttaatttttttagactTAATTGACTTCAAAAAAAATTACTGGTGGACGCCAAAGTAGGCCTCACATAGTAGCAATGCCACAATTGCCTATATTGGGGAGTGGTTTTCCTTTTATAGACAAACTCGCTCTCCTCTTATCTATTCACAAACAATATGAGAATTTCATTTTTTGTGATTTATTGACGAATTACTAACTAAATATGGTTCATTGGTAATTACTGAAGAAAATTTTTCCTagctatttattttaaaattttttttttattttctccttaatattacataCGAAAAGCAATTTCGtttgtaattaccgacgaaaacttttcgtaggtaaaattttttgagctttttaaaatttttcttttctattttattATAGACTAAATAtggttcgttggtaattaccaacgaaaaattatcgtaactatttttttaaaattttattttttttatttttcccttaatattacctacgaaaatcgattttgttggtaattactgatgaaaacttttcgtaggtaaaatttttttagcttttaaaaatttttcttttctatttccaTCTCAGTATTACTGACTAAATAaggttcgttggtaattactgacgAAAAATTTTCgtaggttttttttttaaattttatatttcattttctccttaatattacataCAAAAATCGATTTCGTTGATAATTATCGACGAAAACTTTtcttaggtaaaattttttgagctttttaaaatttttcttttctattttcttcttaatattaccttcTAAATATAATTCGTTAGTAATTACCGACAAAAATTTTCataggtatttattttaaaattttactttttattttctccttaatattacctacaaaaAGTGATTTTGTTGATAATTACCGATGAAAACTtttcataggtaaaattttttgagctttttaaaatttttcttttctatttttttcttagTATTACTGACTAAATACAACTTattggtaattaccaatgaaaaattttctttgctatttttttaaattatatcttttattttctccttaatattacctacgaaaagcgatttcattggtaattaccgacgaaagcttttcgtaggtaatatttttgagcttttaaaatttttcttttccatttttttcTTAGTATTACCAACTAAATATGGTTTGTTGGTAATTACTGACAAAAAATTGTTGTAGgtatttattttcaaattttattttttattttctccgtAATATTACCTATAAAAAGCGATTTGTTGGTAATTACAGACAAAAACTTTTCGTaagtaaaatttttaagctttttagattttttcttttctatttcttCTTAGCATTACCGactaaatacattagttagtttTCTCAGTCTCTTCTAGATAtaacctaatatatttactataacaactactacaccacaaagggtatTTTCAGCTATAATGGATAATAATCTCATTCTCTTGGATTATATCCTTTTCCCACCTTAGGCCAAAGTCTCTTTCCTTCCATGAGACTGCAATGGGTAGGAGCCCCTTCATTAATTGGTAGAGCTACATCCTCTACAATTAGCAAAGCTCTTCACTACAATGGATGACAGCCCCACTCTATAGGCTAAAAGCTACTCTCCATGGGCTAAGCCAAAAAACCATTCCATCAttatcctatttatagtgttaattctctcaattctaatctaattaagagtctcactcaatttaaaataacactaaaataaaagtTTTACTCTATATAGTAAATATTCCTCCataatatttctcccactcaaattaggaaaaggttTATTTAAATCCCACtaagattttgagtcataattctaacaatctccaccttgactcaaaatccatcaatcATTGCATACCTCGAATTCTTAGGTATCATCAAATCATCAAATCTCTATGCTTGAGCTTAAACCCTTCAAATCTTCAACtctttaatcttcatcttgggtgtaacttgcttcTTTCTTCAAAAAATCTTCACATTATCAACTTTATTGATTTTGCATTAAAAGCTCCACCTTAATTTCAACTCTCCAGCATCGCCATTGTTGCTTGTGCGACTTTCTACATGTCGCAGCAACTCCACCTTTAACCAAACCCACCAAGATGATCCCCATACTTTGATACTAGTTGTTATGAATCACATAAGTGTGTAAActataaagaaataaagcaaacacGCAAAACAATAATATTTACATGGTTCACCCTTTTCACATAAGGCTACCTCCATGGCCATGCCATCTTCCATTATCGTCAATAAATATaatcatcaattacaagctcAACCTATACCACCCATTAACCCAATTGCACCTAAGAAATCAATCACTATAAACTGCTCATAGCAAATACATTTGTTAGTGTTCTCAGTCTCCTTTAGGCAtaacttaatatatttactattataacTGTTACACCACAAAGGGTGTATTCAACTATAATGGACAATAATCTCATTCTCTTGGATTATGTCATTTCTTCACCTTAGGGCGAAAGCTCTTTCCTTCCATGAGACTGCATGGTTAAGAGCCCATTCAATAATAGGCAAAGGTAAATCCTCAGTAATTGGCAAAGCTCTTCTCTATAATGGACGACAGCCTAACTCCATAGGATGAAAACCACTCTCCATGGGTTAAGCCAAATAACCTTTCCACCATTCTCTTATTTATGGTGTTAATTCTCTCAATCCTAGTCTAGTTAAAAGTCCCACTTAATTtaagaataacactaaaataaaagttctactctatatagaaaatattcctctatcctattgaggaatatttctcccactcaaattagaaaaATGTCTCTCCAAATCTATCTAAGATTTACAATAATAATCTATCTTTTTCCACATAATCTACTATGGATCATTGTGCTTATTGGTAAAATAGTCATACATATTCTCTCATATAGtatggaaaaaggaaaaaaaaatgaagatatttttaaaaaaatgcttATTGATCACATTGCAAATTTTTTTGGATCGAATCTAGTTCATACtcacaaaaaatatatttaattaaaattcaagCCTCATCATAATAATAACATTAAAGACGTTccaattttttttactttaaattttaaaaggaGCATCTAATCATTGTGGAAAAGAAAATAATACTTACTACTCCATTTCTTTAAGCATTTTGGTGCATGCTTGTTTTGATAATGTTTAAACTTTAATGATGAAAAACCGATACGAAATCCTTATTATTCATTAATCTTACAAGTAGATCTGGCTAGTGATATAATCAATTTAAGTTCACTATTTTTTGTCcagattataaaaataataatagatgCTCCCCACCATCCCAACACATAGCTGTATAGCAAGAAAATTAaaacaattattaaaataaattccaGTTTTATGAATTAAATTACTATTATATAGCAAGACCAACACATAATGGTAGTCGCAAGAGCTAGTCATTGCTTATCCATGAGTACTTGATTGAAAAACCAAAAGATATATGATAAGAGTCCCattaatttaatactttaaaattaTTATTCTCATATATATGATTTTCACACTAGACAAGCTTCATCATCATCTGTTTCTTATTCTATGCTACTTAAGCAGTTTGCCTTCGAAAAATTCTATTCCAAGCTTCAAGCCCTGCACATCAGGGGAAAAACAGGGTTAGCAAAATGTTTTGAAAAAGAAAGAATTCATAATTAAGCTACCTAAAtcattttattcttaattttcatatattatattaaattcatTTCTTAGGTTTATCTGACTCagcataataaataataaatttttagtgGAGGTGGCAAATTTTGATATCAACCCCCATGATTTAAAGTGATTGGTAATCCTTTTTAACTCATACAAAACtgtaaataaattgaattaatctgAATGACTTGTATGACTCAACTCAAAGTTGACATGTTTAGAATAATTCAACCAATTTGAATTTtaactaaaaaaatatattttaatatgaaatgattataactataaattgatttaaaaaatCTTTTTATATAACAATTTGATGAATAATTAATTCGAATCAACTGGAACCAAATTTGCAGATTTGTTTCACTTTCATTCCATACCCAACCCGCttatttgtcttttttttttttggaaaaaaaatatAGAGAAAACTATATAGCATAGTTAAAGAGTTAGAAGCAAAGAAGGAGTTGGGCTTACTGGTCATATTGAACTTTAACAATGCCGGCATCAACATCAGCAATTTGAGCGAAGGCATCTCTAGAGAGATTAATATCTCCAGTGCAGCCTCTTTGACAATAATCGACAATTTTAACTACAACGCTGGTACCTTGTTTGCAAGGGTGAGGTGCAAGGTTTGCCCCTCCTATGCATCTCACTCTATACATTTTTCCACATGCTGCTCCATTATTCCACAGTTTATCACTTACACCAGCAACCATTGCTCCATTATTTTGATTCCCATAGCACTTTGATGCTTCCACAAAAGCCAAACAtcaacttaataataataatttctgttGATAATATATGTAATATCAAAACGGATATGAGATGTATACTTACGCGTATAAGGAGGTTTGTACCAAACGGCAGTCCCTTGTGCGGCATGTGCAATGGAGACAAGGCATAAAACCATGCCTACCATTAGAAAAACTCTCATCTCAATGCCCATTTCTCTTGGTCAAGTTTGTTGCGCCAAATTAACCCCTAGTCTCTCCTCATTTATACATAATTTGTATATGGTAGGAAGACCCAAGCAATTGAGTTATCCAGTCTTCATGGCTGTCTTAGTAAAGAAGCAAACCCCTTTTCTTATTATGGACTAATAGCGTTGACTGACGAGTCTTCCAAGCCTTTTCCAAGCAGCTTCATGGAAAcggaaaataaaaatatattcctGCTTAGAATGCGTAGTATGGAAAATGGAAAGTGGAAACAGAGTTCATATTGAACTGGCTCCATCAATGATTACATTTCTGTTGCTTTGTGATATAAAAATAAATGGTTTGCCTTTTGTTTGAATGAAAGAATTTGAAATTTGGGACTTGAATTTGATAAAAAGTATATGTTTTGTTCGATTAATTAGAATTTTCTTAGTGTGAattgaaaataatttataaaatagtgTTATTTTAAATTCACTACAAAAAGTTTTAGTTAACAAGAAAAATGATGttatttaaaattcataatttactaataatttataccataattaaattcaaatcccATATTTCAAATGTTGGCATGCAAACATAGTATTAGTGGATATGGGAATTCTAAGGGTGAACAATAGTTggttataaataattaatcaaaatgaatcATTTAACTTtggtttttttattgatttttttttttttgagaatttagttcaatttcaattagtaaatattaaaaaaaaatcgaCTTTTTTTGATTtagttaatttaataaaatatttaaattaacaaaatcgAACTGATTTATCCTCTACATAATACATTATCATTTTAATCCTAGGTATGAAAGCAAACTTTTTTCCTTCTCACCTCATTTTCCCTTTCCCTTTTCCCTTTCTCTATCTCACAATGCAGCCCTCCATACTTCGCTTTTGATTTTCTTCTTATCCCTTCTTTGTTTCTTTATCTTGTTCACCCACTGCTCTCCTATTCCTCTAAGAATTATGGATCCAAGAGGATAAATATCAAACTGGCAGGTTACATGCTGAATTAGATTTAAAATTGGGCTCTTCATTAACTTGATTTACCAATATgctttttaattttcttgtaaACTACTGACGCGGGACTTATTCCAACAACCGTCGTTATTCCTCCTTGATTTGTATCCTTTTCTCTCATTTAAAGCTTTATACCATTCCAAATACACTTACACATGTATAATATATGTATATACACACAAATAAATTtagtataaaatatttttaattttcttctattaatttcatttatattgcatttatttttttttatttttaagttaaaaatagcataaaatttctctatttattttttttataaaattttaatttgttaatatttatttttattgatatgaATAAATTATTAGTGTGACATTTTaatctaaatattttattataaaatattattatttaaactttacattatttagaaaatatttatatagtataatttaactaaaattattttatttaatatttatatattctatCAAACTAAGTTATAAtctaaattgttataatttttaaagaaattattaatttataatataattaatatttatttaatattatacaaGTTAACTAAACCTTTAATCCTCTGCTTTGATCTGTTCTTTGATTAGGTTGAGTCTAATAAACCTTACTAGTATGAAAACAATTATTACTGACATATGGATTTCACTAGTTACAAATAAACTTTTTACATGGCTTTTaagtaaatttcaatttttagataaaaaaatacttaattaaaATGCAATTGCAagtaaacattttaattttttttttatgtagacCTTATAAATATTTTGAAAAGGAGTAGCTAGGGTGAAATTTAGTCTattattgaaatgtgaattaATCACTTAAATAAtatcacttttatatatatatatatatatatatatatatatatatatatataatattaatcacCTAAATTTAGTCTACTATTATGTAATCCCATCATgcttttttcaaattttgaattgtaaGTTACTCTGATAGCATCTGAAATTCTCTGAGTTGGCACATATCAAAAACTATTGGTAAGATCCATATATTAAGTTTGAGGATACTTTTATGGTTTAAGCCAATTTGTCCCGACTCCCtttctatatatattttttttaattttttattttgaaaaaaaaaattaattagacaTAATTTATCATATatctaacaaataaataaattaatttcatttattttatatatatatgaatctCATTATATATATTATGTCTTAAATAACAATGGACTGATTTTAGATAAAAATTTCCATATATATAGAGTAGGACGATCCAAGCAATTTAATCAGGATTTAGTCTTTATGGCTGCCAATTTTTGTCAAAAAGCAACCCATTTTTCTCATCCTggattaattatttccaaagcacTAAAATTTCTAGCCCAATAGCGTTGACTGAAGAGTCTTCCAAGCAACTTCATGGAATGAagaaataaagaatagatacatgTTCAGAATGAGTGATGCGGAAAATGGAAGACAGAGTCTATCAATGATGACACCTTTGTTCCATGGAGTATAAAAATAGATCGTTTGGTGAGTGTGGGACCTTTACAcgtaattacattttaatttaatattttaaatttttataatttacaattaatttcccgaataattttatttaaaatttatgtcaaatattttatttactataaactcctgtaacaTGTTATGCTAATACGTCGCGTGAGTCTTATTAGtaacaaataaaaatattattgataTGATCATACATTTGTTTTAAATTAATGTTATTTTTTTCAGGTAAAATTACGCTTAATTTGAATAATTCAATCTAAACTATTATTGAAagcattaaattaaaataaaattacaagTAAACATTCGAATTATTGTATAAATTATTCTattattgaaatgtgaattaattacttaattacgtcgcgcgcgcacacacacacacatatatatatatatatatatgaatcccattatatatattatgtttaaataatgatagactaattttagataaaaatttCCATATATATAAAGTAGGACGATCCAAGCAACTAGGGCGGAGCAGAATTCGATTCAAAtcgaaaaatcaaatcgaattgagtcaattcggttcaattggttcggtttcaaaattaaatcggttcggttcagttttacattataaaaattttggttatttcgatttggttcggtttggttttgaagagaaaaaaatggttaaaccgaatcgaaccgaatagtaatttatatagtcaaatcaaactaaatcgaaccgaatcaatttttgaattgatttatttttatggaaaatttatgaattatatttaattttatatatattaattgtttaatttcattgattaatggttattaagttcaaaccaaagttaaaattagaccaaataatttgaaaatcaagtctaaattaaaaaatcaataaaaaattaaatcgatCGGTTTAAacagaaccgaaccgaaatagagtggttcagttcgattcggttttttacccatttcggttcggttcggtttctaaaatttaagatttgatttttataatttaattcaatttggttcatttcaatttgatttgaaccgaatgctcacccctacaaATAACTGAGTTAAGATTTAGTCTTTATGGCTGCTAATTTTTGTCAAAAAGCAACCCATTTTTCTCATCCTGGATTAATTATTTCCAACGCACTAAAATTTCAAGCCCAAGAACGTTGACCGAAGAGTCTTCCAAGCAACTTCATGGAATGAGCAAATTCATGGTGCGGAAAATGGAAGACAGAATTCACATTGAACTGCGTCTATCAATGATGACACCTTTGTTCCATGGAGCGTAAAAATAGATCGTTTGGTGCGTGTGGGACCTTTACAAGttattacattttaatttaatattttaaatttttataatttataattaatttcccaaataattttatttaaaatttaaaattaatttaaaaatattgtttCTAACATGTTATTTCACGtggaatattttatttattataaactcACATAACATGTTATGCTAATATGTCGCGTAAGTCTTATTAGtaacaaataaaaatattattgataTGAtcatatatttcttttaaattaattttgttttttttagGTAAAATTACGCTTAATTTGAATAATTCAATCTAAACTATTATTGaaagaatcaaattaaaatacaATTGCAAGCAAGCATTTGAATTTtcgtataaattattttattattgaaatgtgaattaattacttaattatgtcacacacacacatatacatatatatatatatatatatatatatattttttgtgtATTGAAAACTTTTTATTGGTGGTATTATATAAATGATAATTTCATATTATAAGTGCTGGGAGTACATTTATGCAAAACAAATTATTTTCTTACTTGTGAAACGATGAGTTTAGTCTTTTACAAGGCAAAAGCCCCATTCACTtaatggatatgaaaaattaacatcattatattGTGtatttttctattaaattttaatcaaatttcaatttaaaattttataatcttaaaataatttaaatattaatcaattaaaacTTATCGATAATTTTTATAACACCTAATAAAATTTCTTCCATATAAGTGTTTAGCTTACTTCCAGGAAACGTTAGGTAATAATGGTTATTATTTGTCAAAGTCATCCACTCACGACTAAGGAGTGCGTTAGGTAATATGCCTACCCACTTAATTAAGACTATTAATTCATTATTCCTTTGGCGATTTAATTTGTCTAATATTTTTCGACAATAGGTCCAAAACCATTTCCACACCAAATCTTCAAGTTCAAGTCCTTGCAAAGTTCTTCTAATTTCTGGACTAATTACATTATTTTGACAAATTTGAAGAGAAATGCAATATCCAtggatatgttttctttcatcttTATTTCCTCTTGAATAATTGGACAATAACTAACTGTTGTGAAATGTGAATTATggcttaattttaaatttaaatgttaAGGATGTAAATTCAAGTAAAGAGAATATGAGCCTATTATACAACAAAACTAGGAGGAAACATAGAGAGGACACGGCCACTTGGCCCTCAATATCTCTTCGACGACGATGGCTTGAAAATCTTCGACGAGAGATGTTGGTGGATAATCAAGGCCGAGAATTACTATGCAATCTGTTACGCAGTCTATCAagcaatttttctttttttaacaaaaatgaaagaaaaacacaGAATAGAATCTGATTGGGATAAGTATATAAAAACCATCAATCACATCCTATTGTATTTATCGATAAATCACAAATGGTGATGCTTGCGACAGACTAAGTTCCAATGCAAAAAAACAAATCTCTgttttaaagaaaatattaaaaatatatattatttactttctgaacattaatgaaattaattatttagtttttatattttaaaaaacataatatttaatacttttatttttcatttgttaaaTTATTTTGTCCCTCAATCAATTTTTCTGTTAGTCAGTGTTAgtcaaattactatttagtctctattttagtaaaactagTTAATTGgtgatatattttaaataatatataaaccAGTCCCTATAATTTGATTTCATTAACTTTTTAGTCTATCCTCTTGTACTCAAAACGCTCCGACTCTTTCTCCCTTATTTCTTTCTTATCCTCCCTTATTTCTCTCTATTTGAAGGAAACAAGGAAGGAAGAGCACAAGGGGGAGCTTGGCTATGAACATGGCTATAGTAGCGGTTATAGTGATAATGATTATATCTCTTTATATTTCCATTATCTAGGTGTAATAAAGTGAACAAACAACTATTTTattccatgattttagctatctaaagataaaattatattttcttgtttATGTATGTAAGGCAATGTCATGAATATTTGATTAAATGAAGCTCTAAGTATGTAAGGCAATGTCATGAATATTTGACTAAATGAAGCTCTAATTCTATCTTAATCTTCATTCCCTTCTCTAATTCTTCTCTATGAACGTTATTCTTGCAACAAGTGAGATCAAAGTCATTGATCCTCGATAATGGCAGAAGGAACATGGTATTAACATTGGAAGAAAGAGATAGCCAAAATTATTCATGACTTAAAACAGTGGTAGAAGTTAATGCTTTGTGAGTCTGAGATTTGCAGCAGCCAaactgttagaagaaagaatacaagtaatgaaggaaaggattgtgtatttgtctgtatcccatttacagagatattacatctatttatacatgagaatatgaactaatttggacaagaataataattgctataattatg
Above is a genomic segment from Hevea brasiliensis isolate MT/VB/25A 57/8 chromosome 17, ASM3005281v1, whole genome shotgun sequence containing:
- the LOC110634753 gene encoding EG45-like domain containing protein, producing MGIEMRVFLMVGMVLCLVSIAHAAQGTAVWYKPPYTPSKCYGNQNNGAMVAGVSDKLWNNGAACGKMYRVRCIGGANLAPHPCKQGTSVVVKIVDYCQRGCTGDINLSRDAFAQIADVDAGIVKVQYDQA